The proteins below are encoded in one region of Betaproteobacteria bacterium:
- a CDS encoding sensor histidine kinase: protein MQRLLDILASGVHDAKNQLFIAESMIAASEAAHGISMGEARYAIEAAANRLSRTLTAYHLLRDDATAAITPSIVSDLCDEVMLAQKKHLAVRNITLSAACSVFDEWPLDRDLITDMLNNAVQNAGRYARQSVRLSATTDDGWLSLIVEDDGPGFATLPPDCGTGLMVAERLASLHTRRERHGSLTLTNDSALGGARFELRLP from the coding sequence ATGCAGAGACTGCTGGACATCCTGGCCTCCGGCGTTCATGACGCCAAGAACCAGCTATTCATCGCCGAGTCGATGATTGCCGCCAGCGAAGCGGCACATGGGATTTCGATGGGGGAAGCCCGCTACGCCATCGAAGCGGCGGCCAACCGCCTGTCACGCACGCTGACTGCTTACCACCTGCTACGTGACGATGCCACGGCCGCCATCACGCCATCCATTGTCAGCGACCTCTGCGACGAAGTCATGCTGGCCCAAAAGAAACATCTGGCCGTCCGCAACATCACCCTCTCCGCTGCATGCAGCGTTTTCGACGAATGGCCGCTCGACCGCGACCTGATCACCGACATGCTCAACAACGCTGTCCAGAACGCCGGCCGTTACGCTCGCCAGAGCGTTCGCCTGAGCGCCACGACTGACGATGGCTGGCTCAGCTTGATCGTTGAAGACGACGGCCCCGGCTTTGCCACATTGCCCCCGGATTGCGGCACCGGCCTGATGGTGGCTGAGCGCCTGGCCAGCCTGCATACTCGCCGCGAACGGCACGGCAGCCTGACCCTGACCAACGACAGCGCCCTGGGTGGCGCCCGTTTCGAACTCCGGTTGCCATAA
- a CDS encoding response regulator, producing MADYSKKRFLVIDDQPQARDALRTIAQQVGAFAVEFATNYQDAIFRIRNNTPDIILCDYMLGEGRSGQQMLEELRRFSLLPDETIFMMVTGEQSYEQVVSAVELIPDDYIIKPFSPDKLLLRLDRIVAKKLFFAGYYKEKRKQEYANALAILEASRDSEAGRPYRFEILRQRAEVFLASGDVQAAEAAYRNILDNYEFPWARAGVARSLHKQNRLQEARAEIDRVVASTPHFFDAGDLKASICMAQGEHAEAQQILDDIAKKTPRNYLRKRLLAEAATLNGDTETARAAMSDVIANDTMPGAISTEDRLAAARSHVNAGDKITAEKVLLGMREAEVQKMALSEQASFAALLAISSEEKGKPRFSGLRPIMLCTDFDATHRVDIMRAALGLNDKELADLQAEHLMAGPDAKKVFGTLRAQYALHGREKDLREIQRQVALKRIKHEDAPPTSDAEA from the coding sequence ATGGCCGACTACAGCAAGAAGCGCTTCCTCGTCATCGACGACCAACCGCAGGCGCGCGATGCGCTGCGCACCATTGCCCAGCAAGTCGGGGCCTTTGCGGTCGAGTTCGCCACCAATTACCAGGATGCAATCTTCCGCATCCGCAACAACACGCCCGACATCATCCTCTGCGACTACATGCTGGGCGAAGGCCGTTCCGGTCAGCAGATGCTGGAAGAACTGCGCCGTTTCAGCCTGCTGCCCGATGAAACCATCTTCATGATGGTGACGGGCGAACAGTCTTACGAGCAGGTCGTTTCCGCCGTTGAGCTGATCCCTGACGACTACATCATCAAACCGTTTTCGCCGGACAAACTGCTGCTCCGCCTCGACCGGATTGTTGCCAAGAAGCTATTCTTCGCCGGCTACTACAAGGAAAAGCGCAAGCAGGAATACGCCAATGCCCTGGCCATTCTCGAAGCGTCGCGCGACAGTGAGGCCGGGCGCCCCTATCGCTTTGAAATCCTGCGCCAGCGGGCCGAGGTGTTTCTTGCCAGCGGCGATGTACAAGCGGCCGAAGCCGCCTACCGAAACATCCTCGACAACTACGAGTTCCCGTGGGCACGCGCCGGCGTCGCGCGCTCGCTGCACAAGCAGAATCGCCTGCAGGAGGCACGTGCCGAAATCGACCGGGTGGTTGCCAGCACACCGCACTTTTTCGATGCCGGCGACCTCAAGGCCAGCATCTGCATGGCCCAGGGCGAACACGCCGAAGCTCAGCAGATCCTTGACGACATCGCCAAAAAAACCCCGCGCAACTACCTGCGCAAGCGGCTGCTCGCCGAGGCCGCCACGCTGAACGGCGACACGGAAACAGCGCGGGCCGCGATGAGCGACGTCATCGCCAACGACACCATGCCGGGCGCAATATCGACTGAAGACCGCCTCGCCGCGGCGCGCAGTCATGTCAATGCCGGCGACAAGATCACGGCGGAAAAAGTCCTGCTCGGCATGCGCGAGGCCGAGGTCCAAAAAATGGCGCTCTCCGAACAGGCCAGCTTCGCCGCGCTACTTGCCATCAGCTCGGAAGAAAAAGGCAAGCCGCGTTTTTCCGGCCTGCGGCCCATCATGCTGTGTACCGACTTCGATGCCACGCATCGCGTGGACATCATGCGTGCTGCCCTAGGCCTCAATGACAAAGAGCTGGCCGACCTGCAGGCCGAGCATTTGATGGCCGGTCCCGACGCCAAGAAAGTGTTCGGCACGCTGCGCGCGCAATATGCACTGCACGGCCGGGAAAAGGACCTGCGGGAAATCCAGCGTCAGGTCGCGCTCAAGCGCATCAAGCATGAGGACGCTCCGCCAACCAGCGACGCTGAAGCATAA
- a CDS encoding cobyric acid synthase — MSCSALMVQGTTSDAGKSTLVAALCRILKRRGVNVAPFKPQNMALNSAVTVDGGEIGRAQALQALACGLPAHTDFNPVLLKPTTDKKAQVVIHGKVAFDLDAKAYHDYKPRAMGAVLESWGRLTAAYECVVVEGAGSPAEINLRDRDIANMGFAEAVDCPVIIVADIDRGGVFAHLVGTLALLSPTEQARVKGFVINRFRGDIALLESGLSWLEERTGKPVLGVLPYLHGLMLDAEDAIATAAVDGKKQAKLKVIAPAYPRVSNHNDLDPLRLHPEVDFRWIGPGETPPAADLIVLPGSKAVRADIGWLREKGWATAIQKHLRYGGKVVGLCGGYQMLGRLIHDPQGLEGQSGSTPGLGVLDVETTLEAEKQLRNVSGHLSLPGRPAMTGYEIHLGVTRGEGLTQSAVELADGHHDGAISADGQIFATYCHGVFDHPDALTALLAWAGMTESAQIDFAARREADLDRLADSVEAALDWGKMDVLLPRHPAI, encoded by the coding sequence ATGAGTTGTTCTGCCCTTATGGTGCAAGGCACCACGTCCGATGCCGGCAAGTCCACGCTGGTCGCTGCGCTGTGTCGCATTCTCAAGCGCCGTGGTGTCAATGTCGCGCCGTTCAAGCCGCAGAACATGGCGCTGAATTCGGCAGTGACGGTGGATGGTGGCGAGATCGGCCGGGCGCAGGCGTTGCAGGCATTGGCTTGTGGCCTGCCGGCGCATACTGATTTCAATCCGGTGCTGCTGAAGCCGACGACGGACAAGAAGGCGCAGGTGGTCATTCACGGCAAGGTGGCTTTCGATCTCGATGCCAAGGCTTATCACGACTACAAGCCGCGGGCGATGGGGGCGGTGCTGGAATCGTGGGGGCGGCTGACGGCGGCTTACGAGTGCGTGGTGGTTGAGGGTGCAGGGTCGCCGGCCGAGATCAATTTGCGTGATCGCGACATCGCCAACATGGGTTTTGCCGAGGCGGTGGATTGCCCGGTGATCATCGTGGCCGACATCGATCGGGGCGGGGTTTTCGCCCATCTGGTCGGCACGCTGGCATTGCTGTCGCCAACCGAGCAGGCGCGGGTGAAGGGTTTTGTGATCAACCGGTTTCGTGGCGACATTGCGCTGCTCGAATCCGGCCTGAGCTGGCTAGAGGAACGCACCGGCAAGCCGGTGCTCGGCGTTTTGCCTTATCTGCACGGCCTGATGCTGGATGCTGAAGACGCGATTGCGACTGCTGCGGTCGACGGGAAAAAACAGGCGAAATTGAAAGTTATTGCGCCGGCCTATCCGCGGGTTTCCAATCACAATGACCTCGACCCGCTGCGCCTGCACCCGGAAGTCGATTTCCGCTGGATCGGTCCGGGCGAAACGCCGCCGGCGGCTGACTTGATCGTGCTGCCCGGTTCCAAAGCCGTACGCGCGGACATCGGCTGGTTGCGCGAAAAAGGCTGGGCGACGGCGATTCAGAAACATCTGCGCTACGGTGGCAAGGTGGTCGGTCTGTGCGGTGGCTATCAGATGCTGGGCCGGCTGATCCACGACCCGCAGGGGCTGGAAGGGCAGTCAGGTAGTACGCCGGGGCTGGGTGTGCTGGACGTTGAAACGACGCTGGAAGCCGAGAAGCAGTTGCGCAATGTGAGTGGTCACTTATCGCTACCGGGCCGTCCTGCAATGACCGGTTACGAAATTCATCTCGGTGTGACGCGGGGAGAGGGTCTGACGCAGAGCGCCGTGGAGCTGGCCGATGGCCACCACGATGGGGCGATTTCAGCCGACGGCCAGATTTTCGCCACTTACTGCCATGGCGTGTTTGATCATCCCGATGCCTTGACGGCCTTGCTCGCCTGGGCGGGCATGACGGAGAGCGCGCAGATTGATTTTGCTGCCCGCCGCGAGGCCGATCTGGATCGTCTGGCCGATTCGGTTGAGGCCGCGCTGGATTGGGGAAAAATGGATGTGCTGCTGCCGCGCCATCCGGCCATTTGA
- the bluB gene encoding 5,6-dimethylbenzimidazole synthase yields MENPSAPQAQAFSDADRAAVYQAIFSRRDVRGQFLPNPVSDDLLSRVLMAAHHAPSVGFMQPWNFLLVRSAVVKQRVHAVFAEANAEAAQMFPDEKRDIYSKLKLQGILDAPINLCITCDRSRSGPVVLGRTHMPTMDLYSSVCAVQNLWLAARAEGLGVGWVSIFHEKALQDALGIPHHIVPIAYLCIGYVSHFNNKPELEKAGWLPRLPVNDLVYFEQWGNSDFGENSGLTAALADMQANIQERGVFPK; encoded by the coding sequence ATGGAAAACCCGTCCGCGCCACAGGCGCAAGCTTTTTCCGATGCCGACCGGGCAGCGGTGTATCAGGCCATTTTCAGTCGCCGCGATGTGCGCGGCCAGTTTTTGCCCAACCCGGTGTCCGATGATTTGCTGAGCCGCGTGCTGATGGCGGCACATCATGCGCCGTCGGTTGGTTTCATGCAGCCGTGGAATTTTTTGCTGGTCCGTTCCGCTGTGGTCAAGCAACGCGTTCACGCGGTGTTTGCCGAGGCCAACGCGGAAGCGGCGCAGATGTTTCCCGATGAGAAGCGCGATATTTACAGCAAGCTGAAGTTGCAGGGCATTCTCGATGCGCCGATCAATCTGTGCATTACCTGCGACCGCTCGCGCAGCGGCCCGGTGGTGCTCGGCCGCACGCACATGCCGACCATGGATTTGTATTCCAGCGTGTGTGCCGTGCAGAACTTGTGGCTGGCCGCGCGCGCCGAAGGGCTGGGCGTTGGCTGGGTGAGCATCTTTCACGAGAAGGCGTTGCAGGATGCGCTGGGCATTCCGCACCACATCGTGCCCATCGCGTATTTGTGCATCGGTTATGTCAGCCATTTCAACAACAAACCGGAGCTGGAAAAGGCCGGCTGGCTGCCGCGCCTCCCGGTCAACGACCTCGTGTATTTCGAGCAATGGGGAAATTCTGATTTTGGCGAAAATTCCGGGTTGACCGCAGCATTGGCTGACATGCAGGCCAATATTCAGGAACGCGGCGTTTTCCCGAAATGA
- a CDS encoding cobalamin-binding protein, giving the protein MTVGLALGAAAHLAHADLVIKDDTGQEVRLKGPAKRIITLAPHAAESLFAAGAGDKLVGTVDYSDYPPEAKKLPRVGGYSRIDLEAVAALKPDLVIAWESGNNMTQVDKLKALGLTVYVSQPNTIENIANQLEKIGQLAGTEVTANAAAERFRKRLETIREANAGKPKVRVFYQIWTSPLMTVGGPQIISSAIELCGGENVFGQLKQMAPNVTVEAVLEADPEAIIATGMGDAKPEWLHDWDKWTRMTAVKRNNLFHINPDIMQRHTPRILDGTEKLCAHLDVARSHRPSP; this is encoded by the coding sequence TTGACCGTGGGACTCGCCCTCGGCGCGGCCGCACACCTCGCCCATGCCGACCTGGTCATCAAGGATGACACCGGTCAGGAAGTCCGCCTCAAGGGGCCGGCCAAACGCATCATCACCCTCGCCCCGCACGCCGCCGAAAGCCTGTTTGCCGCTGGCGCCGGCGACAAATTGGTGGGCACCGTCGATTACAGTGACTACCCGCCCGAAGCGAAAAAACTGCCACGCGTCGGTGGCTATTCGCGCATTGATCTGGAGGCGGTGGCCGCCTTGAAGCCGGATCTCGTCATTGCGTGGGAAAGCGGCAACAACATGACGCAGGTCGACAAGCTGAAGGCGCTCGGCCTGACGGTTTACGTCTCGCAACCAAACACCATCGAAAACATCGCCAATCAGCTCGAAAAAATAGGCCAGCTGGCTGGCACTGAAGTAACCGCCAACGCGGCTGCCGAGCGTTTCCGCAAGCGACTCGAAACCATTCGCGAGGCCAATGCCGGCAAGCCCAAGGTGCGCGTCTTTTATCAAATCTGGACTTCGCCGCTGATGACCGTCGGCGGCCCGCAGATCATCAGCAGCGCCATCGAGCTATGCGGCGGCGAGAACGTCTTCGGCCAGCTCAAGCAGATGGCACCGAACGTGACGGTTGAAGCCGTACTTGAAGCCGACCCGGAAGCCATTATCGCCACCGGCATGGGCGATGCCAAACCGGAGTGGTTGCATGACTGGGACAAATGGACGCGGATGACCGCCGTCAAACGCAACAATCTTTTTCACATCAACCCGGACATCATGCAGCGCCATACGCCGCGCATCCTTGACGGCACCGAGAAACTTTGCGCCCATCTCGATGTCGCAAGAAGCCACCGACCGAGCCCATAA
- a CDS encoding SCO family protein yields MTRLFTIFIGLLFGVSAFAQSSQSLELLSQADRGIIPRYLLQDPNGRSITSEDFNGRFQLISFGYTYCPDICPTTLVEMAEILKLLGDKAARIQAIFISVDPERDSGKVLKTYTEFFDARILGLTASPALVRRAADNFKIRYAKVQAPGADPAHYAVDHSAGMILLGPDGSFIQKFAFATPVVEITRQIEAYVDNH; encoded by the coding sequence ATGACCCGCCTCTTCACCATTTTCATTGGCCTGCTCTTTGGCGTATCGGCGTTCGCCCAGTCATCACAATCCCTGGAACTGTTGAGTCAGGCCGACCGGGGAATCATCCCGCGTTATCTGCTGCAGGACCCTAACGGGCGCTCAATCACCAGCGAAGATTTCAACGGCCGCTTTCAACTTATCTCCTTTGGCTACACTTATTGCCCGGACATCTGCCCGACCACGCTGGTCGAAATGGCAGAAATCCTCAAGCTACTTGGTGACAAGGCTGCTCGCATCCAGGCAATATTTATTTCAGTCGACCCCGAGCGCGATTCGGGCAAGGTCCTGAAGACCTATACGGAGTTCTTCGATGCCCGCATTCTTGGTTTGACAGCCTCGCCAGCGCTGGTCCGCCGCGCTGCGGACAACTTCAAAATCCGCTACGCGAAGGTGCAGGCTCCCGGTGCCGATCCGGCGCATTATGCAGTCGATCACTCAGCCGGCATGATATTGCTTGGCCCTGACGGCAGTTTCATCCAGAAATTCGCCTTCGCCACACCCGTCGTCGAAATTACCAGGCAAATCGAGGCATACGTCGATAATCATTGA
- a CDS encoding cobalamin biosynthesis protein: MNPGFDAFAMPLAALCAVLLDRLLGEVPRFHPLVGFGHVATGIEAKLNRRSLAGGIIAWLLAVGPWVVLAFWLRSLASFAVDVVLLYFALGAQSLCEHAEAIARPLREGRLEEARQRVGYVVSRETSGLDESGIAKAGVESVLENGNDAIFGTLFWFALLGGPGAVLFRLANTLDAMWGYRTERFNLFGRFAARLDDALNWVPARLTALTYALLGRTRNALACWHTQAPGWDSPNAGPVMSSGAGSLGVLLGGAAIYHGREEIRPPLGAGPAPVAADLGRAITLIQRSLWLWLACLFLIGYLHA, from the coding sequence ATGAACCCCGGTTTTGACGCCTTTGCCATGCCGCTGGCGGCGCTGTGCGCCGTGCTGCTCGACCGCCTGCTCGGGGAAGTGCCGCGCTTTCATCCGCTGGTCGGTTTCGGCCATGTGGCGACAGGGATCGAGGCCAAGCTGAATCGCCGTTCGCTGGCGGGTGGCATCATCGCCTGGCTGCTCGCCGTCGGGCCGTGGGTGGTGCTGGCTTTCTGGCTACGCTCGCTGGCGTCTTTTGCGGTCGACGTTGTGCTGCTCTATTTCGCGCTCGGTGCGCAAAGCCTGTGCGAACACGCCGAAGCCATCGCCAGGCCATTGCGTGAAGGGCGTCTGGAAGAAGCCCGGCAACGCGTTGGCTATGTGGTCTCCCGCGAAACATCTGGGCTTGATGAATCAGGCATCGCCAAAGCCGGGGTCGAGTCAGTGCTGGAAAACGGCAACGATGCCATCTTCGGCACGCTGTTCTGGTTCGCCCTGCTCGGTGGCCCCGGGGCCGTGCTGTTCCGCCTCGCCAACACGCTGGACGCGATGTGGGGCTACCGTACCGAACGTTTCAATCTGTTCGGCCGCTTTGCCGCGCGGCTTGACGATGCGCTGAACTGGGTTCCGGCCCGCCTGACCGCCCTGACCTACGCGCTGCTTGGCCGCACGCGCAATGCCTTGGCCTGCTGGCACACACAGGCGCCGGGCTGGGACAGCCCGAACGCCGGGCCGGTCATGTCGTCAGGCGCCGGCAGCCTCGGCGTGCTGCTCGGCGGCGCGGCAATTTATCATGGCCGGGAAGAAATTCGCCCGCCGTTGGGTGCCGGCCCCGCCCCGGTGGCCGCCGACCTTGGCCGGGCCATTACCTTGATCCAGCGCAGCTTGTGGCTGTGGCTGGCCTGCCTTTTCTTGATTGGATACCTGCATGCTTGA
- a CDS encoding cobalamin-binding protein, with the protein MPRLPQRIVCLTTETVEVLYALGEQDRIVGISGYTVRPPEARKEKPKVFAFISGDIDKILATRPDLVLTFSDMQCEISRDLIKAGVPVYAFNMRSVDDILGMIETVGRLVGAEAKALDIVAGLEAEIENTRAIAAERFARTGKKPRVYFEEWDEPLISGIRWASELIEIAGGEDVFAERSRSPLAKDRRPTPEEVIARAPDIIIGSWCGKHFRPERVAARPGWEAIPAVNRKKMHEIKSAIILTPGPVAISEGLPLLLDIFDL; encoded by the coding sequence ATGCCACGCCTGCCCCAACGTATTGTCTGCCTAACCACCGAAACCGTCGAAGTGCTCTACGCGCTCGGCGAACAGGACCGCATCGTCGGCATCTCCGGCTACACCGTGCGCCCGCCCGAAGCCCGCAAGGAAAAGCCCAAGGTTTTCGCCTTCATCAGCGGCGACATCGACAAGATTCTCGCCACCCGGCCGGATCTGGTGCTGACCTTCTCGGACATGCAGTGCGAGATCTCCCGCGACCTGATCAAGGCCGGCGTGCCGGTCTACGCCTTCAACATGCGCAGCGTCGATGACATTCTCGGCATGATCGAGACGGTCGGCCGACTGGTGGGGGCCGAAGCCAAGGCGCTGGACATCGTCGCCGGGCTGGAAGCCGAGATCGAAAATACCCGCGCCATCGCGGCCGAACGCTTCGCTCGCACCGGCAAGAAGCCGCGCGTTTATTTCGAGGAATGGGACGAGCCGCTGATCAGCGGTATCCGCTGGGCCTCGGAGCTGATCGAGATCGCCGGCGGCGAGGATGTCTTCGCCGAACGGTCCCGTTCGCCGCTGGCCAAGGATCGGCGGCCAACGCCGGAAGAAGTCATTGCCCGAGCTCCGGACATCATCATCGGCTCCTGGTGCGGCAAGCACTTCCGCCCCGAGCGCGTCGCGGCCCGACCGGGCTGGGAAGCCATTCCCGCGGTCAACCGGAAAAAAATGCATGAAATCAAATCGGCCATCATCCTGACCCCCGGGCCGGTCGCCATCAGCGAAGGCCTGCCGCTCCTGCTCGACATTTTTGATCTGTGA
- the cobU gene encoding bifunctional adenosylcobinamide kinase/adenosylcobinamide-phosphate guanylyltransferase produces the protein MKELILGGARSGKSQLAEQRALASGLTVVYLATAQALDGEMARRVAHHRERRPADWGCVEETLHLAARLRELAAPDTCVLVDCLTLWLSNLLFAGKAAAQAEAGEAIACPLFRDETTALIELLPQLPGHIILVSNEVGWGIVPMHPVSRLFADEQGRINQRVAGVCDQVTLVAAGLPLSLKHAAV, from the coding sequence ATGAAAGAACTGATCCTCGGCGGCGCCCGCTCGGGCAAGAGCCAGCTGGCCGAACAGCGTGCCCTCGCCTCCGGCCTGACCGTCGTCTACCTCGCCACGGCGCAAGCGCTTGATGGCGAAATGGCACGCCGCGTCGCCCATCACCGTGAACGGCGCCCGGCCGACTGGGGCTGCGTCGAGGAAACCCTGCACCTCGCCGCCCGCCTGCGCGAACTGGCAGCGCCGGATACCTGTGTGCTGGTCGACTGCCTGACCCTCTGGCTCTCCAACCTGCTCTTTGCCGGCAAGGCAGCGGCCCAGGCCGAAGCTGGTGAAGCCATCGCCTGCCCACTGTTCCGCGACGAAACCACCGCCCTGATCGAACTGCTGCCGCAACTCCCCGGCCACATCATTCTGGTGTCCAACGAAGTCGGCTGGGGCATCGTCCCCATGCATCCAGTGTCGCGCCTCTTTGCCGATGAACAGGGACGCATCAATCAGCGCGTTGCCGGCGTCTGCGATCAGGTCACGCTGGTGGCCGCCGGACTGCCGCTAAGCCTGAAGCACGCTGCCGTTTAG
- a CDS encoding DUF4255 domain-containing protein, giving the protein MPLFSRLTALCQVLAKHAPLPVRISRPDDAPGLYIWPWRIEEDTRVRSSRLPGDDPLLRVPPPVIHFLVLSSTSLDGETVGALESARLALLETPVFEAGSGRVSVVPATMTNSELTDLFTAAQIPLRLSLAYTLRSTA; this is encoded by the coding sequence ATGCCCCTTTTTTCCCGCCTCACCGCCTTGTGCCAGGTTCTTGCCAAGCACGCTCCCCTTCCCGTCCGCATCAGCCGACCGGACGATGCCCCCGGGCTTTACATTTGGCCGTGGCGCATCGAGGAAGATACACGGGTACGCAGTTCGCGCCTGCCGGGCGATGACCCCTTGCTGCGCGTACCGCCGCCGGTCATCCATTTTCTGGTGCTGTCGAGCACCAGCCTGGATGGCGAAACCGTCGGCGCTCTGGAATCAGCCCGCCTGGCCCTGCTCGAAACTCCCGTCTTTGAGGCCGGCAGCGGCCGGGTCAGCGTCGTTCCGGCGACGATGACGAACAGCGAACTGACCGACTTATTTACCGCCGCCCAGATTCCGTTGCGCCTCAGTCTCGCCTACACGCTGCGCTCTACCGCCTGA
- a CDS encoding threonine-phosphate decarboxylase — protein sequence MLEHGGRLREAAAHYNIALDNWLDLSTGINPEPWPVPPLPASVWQRLPESNDGLEAAAAAYFGNTNLLPVAGSQAAIQWLPTLLPRAVVACISPIYSEHPQAWQRAGHKMRFLQNAMLPRALAVATPYVLLCNPNNPTGDRHPHDIVVDAARQLKKRGGWLIIDEAFMDPTPEDSLTPLAGTDEAPNLIVLRSIGKFFGLAGARVGFVFAAPDILARMNEAMGPWTVSGPAREVARLALQDTDWQATARPRLQAASERLHQLLAPLGEVKSTALFATLTSARSGELHEALAQRGILTRHFDQQPLLRFGLPGNEAGWQRLADALTAWRTI from the coding sequence ATGCTTGAACACGGCGGCCGCCTGCGTGAAGCCGCGGCCCATTACAACATTGCGCTGGACAACTGGCTGGACCTGTCTACCGGCATCAACCCCGAGCCGTGGCCGGTACCGCCGCTGCCGGCCAGCGTCTGGCAGCGCCTGCCGGAAAGCAACGATGGCCTCGAAGCGGCTGCCGCTGCCTATTTCGGCAATACCAACCTGCTGCCGGTGGCCGGTTCGCAAGCGGCCATTCAGTGGCTGCCCACCCTGCTGCCGCGTGCCGTCGTCGCCTGCATTTCGCCGATCTACAGCGAGCATCCACAAGCCTGGCAGCGGGCGGGACACAAGATGCGCTTTCTGCAGAACGCCATGCTGCCACGCGCGCTGGCCGTGGCGACGCCCTACGTGCTGCTGTGCAATCCGAACAATCCGACCGGCGACCGCCATCCGCACGACATCGTGGTCGACGCCGCCCGCCAGCTCAAAAAGCGCGGCGGCTGGCTGATCATCGACGAAGCGTTCATGGACCCGACGCCGGAAGACAGCCTGACCCCGCTGGCCGGAACTGATGAGGCGCCCAACCTGATCGTGTTGCGCTCGATTGGCAAGTTCTTCGGGCTGGCCGGGGCGCGGGTCGGATTTGTCTTTGCCGCGCCGGATATTCTGGCGCGCATGAACGAAGCGATGGGACCGTGGACAGTCAGCGGGCCGGCCCGCGAAGTCGCCCGCCTGGCGCTGCAGGATACCGACTGGCAAGCCACCGCCCGCCCCCGCCTGCAAGCCGCCAGCGAACGCCTGCACCAGTTGCTGGCGCCGCTCGGCGAGGTCAAATCGACGGCGCTGTTTGCCACGTTGACCTCTGCCCGCTCCGGCGAACTGCATGAAGCCCTCGCCCAACGCGGCATCCTGACCCGTCATTTCGACCAGCAACCACTACTGCGCTTCGGCCTGCCCGGCAACGAAGCCGGCTGGCAGCGGCTGGCCGACGCGCTCACTGCCTGGAGAACAATTTGA
- the cobT gene encoding nicotinate-nucleotide--dimethylbenzimidazole phosphoribosyltransferase: MHSFQITAPDRAIENSLKNRVDRKTKPLGALGLLERTAIQIGLIQQRLDPAFDQPHLLVFAGDHGAAKAGVSAYPQDVTWQMVENFLAGGAAINVFARQNELHLAIIDAGVAHDFGKRAGLINAKVAPGTANYIEESAMTAEQCVAAIERGVEICRNLSANGCNLVGFGEMGIGNTAAASLITHCLTGTPLAECIGRGTGLDDAGLARKQVLLETALKRYRAAGGSNDPLAVLAEFGGFEIAMMVGAMLGAAEQKMTLLIDGFIVGSAALTAAQLAPALTDYCVFCHRSAEPGHSAQLQALEAEPLLDLGLRLGEGTGAALAYPLVLASVNFLNEMASFESAGVSDKA, encoded by the coding sequence ATGCATTCGTTTCAGATCACCGCCCCGGACCGGGCAATTGAAAATTCGCTGAAAAATAGGGTTGACCGTAAGACCAAGCCGCTCGGCGCCCTCGGTTTGCTCGAACGCACGGCGATCCAGATCGGCCTGATCCAGCAACGTCTCGATCCGGCGTTCGATCAGCCACACCTGTTGGTCTTCGCCGGCGACCACGGCGCAGCCAAGGCTGGCGTCTCGGCCTATCCGCAGGATGTGACCTGGCAGATGGTCGAGAACTTTCTGGCCGGCGGCGCGGCGATCAACGTCTTTGCGCGGCAGAATGAACTGCATCTGGCCATCATCGATGCCGGCGTGGCTCATGATTTCGGTAAGCGGGCCGGGCTGATCAACGCCAAGGTGGCGCCCGGCACGGCCAATTACATCGAAGAGTCGGCAATGACCGCCGAACAGTGCGTTGCAGCAATCGAGCGCGGGGTGGAGATCTGCCGCAACCTGTCGGCCAACGGTTGCAATCTCGTCGGCTTTGGCGAAATGGGCATCGGCAACACGGCAGCTGCTTCGCTGATCACCCATTGCCTGACCGGCACGCCGCTCGCCGAGTGCATCGGACGCGGCACCGGGCTGGACGATGCCGGGCTGGCGCGCAAGCAAGTGCTGCTCGAAACGGCGCTCAAGCGTTATCGCGCCGCGGGCGGCAGCAACGACCCGCTGGCGGTGCTGGCCGAATTTGGTGGGTTCGAGATTGCCATGATGGTCGGTGCGATGCTCGGTGCCGCCGAACAGAAAATGACGCTGCTCATCGATGGCTTCATCGTCGGCTCGGCCGCCTTGACCGCGGCGCAATTGGCCCCGGCGCTCACCGACTACTGCGTGTTTTGCCACCGCTCCGCGGAGCCGGGTCATTCAGCACAATTGCAGGCGCTTGAGGCAGAGCCGCTGCTCGATCTTGGCCTGCGTCTCGGTGAAGGCACAGGCGCGGCGCTGGCGTATCCGCTGGTGCTGGCCTCGGTGAATTTCCTCAACGAAATGGCCAGCTTCGAGTCAGCCGGGGTTTCTGACAAGGCATGA